A window from Drosophila kikkawai strain 14028-0561.14 chromosome 2L, DkikHiC1v2, whole genome shotgun sequence encodes these proteins:
- the LOC108086164 gene encoding U5 small nuclear ribonucleoprotein 40 kDa protein, whose amino-acid sequence MGTKRPNTSVVLAQESKRSKSDLVAYTNRDKALLESGVRRTSNLQAPIMQLEGHEGEIFTTEFHPEGELLLSSGFDRQIYIWQVYDDCENVMAMSGHSGAVMEAHFTPDGSHIFTCSTDKTLAIWDIVTGQRQRRFKGHSNFVNSVQGSRRGQQLLCSASDDRTIKIWDARKKHAAHTLESPYQVTSVCFGDTGEQVISGGIDNEVKIWDIRKQAVLHHLRGHSDTITGMSLSPEGDFVLTNAMDNTLRVWDVRPYAPGERCVKVFQGHQHNFEKNLLRCAWSPGSDKISSGSADRHVYIWDVNTRRILYKLPGHNGSVNDVDFSPKEPLILSGSSDKTLYLGEIDD is encoded by the exons ATGGGCACCAAACGACCCAATACAAGCGTGGTACTCGCCCAGGAGTCAAAGCGCAGTAAAAGCGACCTGGTGGCCTACACAAATCGGGACAAAGCGCTCCTGGAGTCG GGCGTAAGGCGTACATCTAACCTGCAGGCGCCCATAATGCAGCTAGAGGGACATGAGGGCGAGATCTTTACCACAGAATTCCATCCCGAAGGCGAGTTACTGCTCTCCTCCGGCTTTGATAGGCAAATTT ATATCTGGCAGGTTTACGATGACTGCGAGAACGTTATGGCCATGTCGGGACACAGTGGCGCCGTAATGGAGGCTCACTTTACGCCCGATGGCTCGCACATCTTTACCTGCTCCACGGACAAGACCCTGGCCATTTGGGACATTGTCACCGGGCAGCGTCAGAGGCGTTTCAAGGGTCACAGCAACTTTGTGAACAGCGTCCAGGGCTCGCGACGtggccagcagctgctctGCTCGGCAAGCGATGATCGCACCATTAAGATTTGGGATGCCCGAAAGAAACATGCTGCCCACACACTCGAATCACCGTACCAAGTGACATCCGTGTGCTTTGGCGATACCGGAGAGCAGGTCATAAGCGGTGGCATCGATAACGAAGTCAAGATTTGGGATATACGAAAGCAGGCTGTGCTGCATCATCTCCGTGGGCACTCGGACACCATCACCGGCATGTCGCTATCGCCCGAAGGCGACTTTGTGCTTACCAATGCCATGGACAATACGCTGCGAGTGTGGGATGTCCGACCGTATGCCCCAGGCGAAAGGTGCGTCAAGGTCTTTCAGGGCCATCAGCATAACTTTGAGAAGAATCTGTTGCGCTGCGCTTGGTCGCCGGGCAGCGACAAGATATCCTCGGGCTCTGCCGACCGGCATGTCTACATCTGGGATGTGAATACGCGGAGAATACTGTACAAGCTGCCCGGTCATAATGGCAGCGTCAATGATGTGGACTTTAGTCCAAAGGAACCGCTCATACTCTCCGGCTCCAGCGATAAGACCTTGTATCTGGGCGAGATTGACGATTGA
- the LOC108086165 gene encoding vesicle transport protein SFT2C, with protein sequence MSSLKSDLDEYLLLQSDQKKSFNVKLPQLKVPSLGFFSKGAEPEVQNSWLKDTQDSCCPKLSRLQRIVGFVACLGMGGLCMTLSTFYIPVLILKARKFALLYTLGSLFFILSFCFLSGFGAFLRQMFSKQRLLTSLSYSFCLLLTLYCALVAKSTAFTVLFAVAQIIALLFMILGMVPGGATGLKFFGQLFKTSVSASTSALPV encoded by the exons ATGAGTAGTTTAAAGTCTGACTTAGACGAATACCTGCTGCTGCAGAGCGACCAGAAGAAGAGCTTTAATGTCAAGCTGCCACAACTGAAAGTGCCCAGTTTGGGATTCTTTTCCAAGGGCGCAGAACCGGAGGTTCAAAATAGCTGGCTGAAGGACACCCAGGATTCCTGTTGCCCCAAATTG TCTCGCCTGCAGCGAATCGTGGGCTTTGTGGCCTGCCTGGGCATGGGCGGGCTGTGCATGACCCTTTCCACATTCTACATTCCCGTTCTGATCCTGAAAGCAAGAAAGTTCGCCCTGCTGTACACCCTGGGCAGCTTGTTCTTCATCCTCAGCTTCTGCTTCCTCTCCGGCTTTGGCGCCTTTCTCCGACAGATGTTCTCCAAGCAGCGTCTATTGACCTCGCTCTCCTACAGCTTCTGTTTGCTGCTGACGCTGTACTGCGCTTTGGTGGCCAAGAGCACGGCCTTCACGGTCCTATTTGCAGTGGCCCAGATAATAGCTCTGCTCTTTATGATCCTGGGCATGGTGCCCGGCGGGGCAACGGGTCTCAAGTTCTTTGGTCAGCTCTTCAAGACGAGTGTTTCGGCCTCGACAAGTGCTTTGCCCGTctga
- the Zip42C.2 gene encoding zinc transporter ZIP1, with product MTDQHLIVAKIVAIVVLLLVTLVFCFIPYLLDRFYKWTSRPQSDAREFKVVLCLLNFGGGVLIATTFIHMLPEVVEVVSALQDCRMLIPTPFGLPEVLLCTGFYLMYCIEETMHFIVRRRQQRKRQLIVGVEVMQKGQVVELEEPEKPKDQPQEPNWLRGLGIIVALSLHELFGGMAIGLEMSVSTVWFMCGAIAVHKLVLAFCIGMEIMMAHTRWLLAVVYLLVFSVVTPIGVGIGIAVSESSAANEPSTVSGILQGLACGTLIYVVFFEIVAKNHAGLRVLLSSVLGFILMFGLQIAIGEAKGKSHYVCPQTKFKEVALS from the exons ATGACCGACCAACACTTGATAGTTGCCAAAATCGTGGCCATTGTGGTTCTGCTGCTGGTCACCCTGGTGTTCTGCTTCATTCCCTATCTGCTGGATCGCTTCTACAAGTGGACATCCCGACCCCAGAGCGATGCTCGCGAGTTTAAGGTGGTCCTCTGCCTGCTTAACTTTGGCGGAGGCGTCCTCATAGCCACCACCTTCATCCATATGCTGCCCGAGGTGGTGGAAGTGGTGAGTGCACTTCAGGATTGCCGAATGCTAATACCCACTCCATTTGGGCTGCCAGAGGTCCTGCTATGCACCGGCTTTTATCTGATGTATTGCATCGAGGAAACTATGCACTTCATAGTCCGGCGAAGACAGCAACGCAAACGCCAGCTCATAGTGGGTGTGGAGGTGATGCAGAAGGGGCAGGTTGTCGAGCTGGAGGAACCGGAGAAGCCTAAGGATCAGCCCCAAGAACCCAACTGGCTTCGGGGCCTGGGAATCATCGTGGCTCTGTCCCTTCATGAACTATTTGGCGGCATGGCCATTGGCCTGGAGATGAGTGTCAGCACTGTGTGGTTTATGTGCGGCGCCATCGCAGTCCACAAACTTGTCCTGGCCTTTTGCATAGGCATGGAGATTATGATGGCTCATACGAGGTGGCTACTGGCGGTCGTCTATCTGCTTGTCTTCTCGGTGGTAACTCCCATAGGAGTGGGAATCGGGATCGCGGTTAGCGAGTCCTCTGCTGCAAACGAACCGAGCACGGTATCGGGAATCCTGCAGGGCCTGGCGTGCGGCACTCTGATCTATGTGGTCTTCTTCGAGATTGTGGCCAAGAACCATGCCGGCCTGCGGGTCCTCCTGTCTTCGGTGTTGGGATTCATTCTAATGTTCGGTCTCCAGATAGCAA TTGGAGAAGCCAAGGGCAAGAGTCACTATGTCTGCCCCCAGACGAAGTTCAAAGAAGTGGCCCTTTCTTGA
- the Zip42C.1 gene encoding zinc transporter ZIP1, translating to MASAVDMSGLLVAKIVAMVVLVVITVLCGSLPYILDRWLKWTKKSPEETRASAVVRCLLFFGGGVLICTTFLHMLPEVIEVVDALQQCGMLAVTPFALPELLLCTGFFLMYALDELMTAFVRRHQQKLSRKESLASGAFERGHSIRHSVLLKGKDTMREEVIVAESQAVSDKHEHGHGHSHLPVPTGEGSSARGLGIILALSLHELFEGMAIGLENSVSTVWFMFGAVAAHKLVLAFCVGMELLVARTRGSLAIVYLVTFSIVTPIGIGVGLGISEQVVAGQPSLPSGVLQGIACGTLLYVVFFEILTENHAGWRALISALAGFSLMFGLQILSDEAEGDDSLSCS from the exons ATGGCCAGCGCAGTGGATATGTCAGGCCTGCTCGTGGCCAAAATAGTAGCCATGGTAGTGCTGGTGGTGATTACTGTGCTCTGCGGCAGCCTGCCGTACATCCTGGACCGCTGGTTAAAGTGGACCAAGAAGAGTCCCGAGGAAACCCGTGCCTCGGCGGTGGTGCGATGTCTGCTCTTCTTCGGTGGCGGCGTGCTCATATGCACCACCTTTCTGCACATGCTGCCGGAGGTGATCGAGGTGGTGGATGCCCTGCAGCAATGCGGAATGCTTGCGGTGACGCCGTTCGCCCTGCCCGAGCTGCTCCTCTGCACCGGCTTCTTCCTGATGTACGCCTTGGACGAGCTAATGACTGCGTTTGTGCGACGTCACCAGCAAAAGCTCAGCCGGAAGGAGTCACTGGCTAGTGGGGCCTTTGAAAGGGGACACAGCATACGGCATAGTGTCCTGCTAAAGGGGAAGGATACGATGAGAGAGGAGGTTATAGTTGCGGAATCTCAAGCAGTGAGCGATAAACACGAGCACGGCCACGGGCACTCACATTTGCCAGTGCCAACCGGGGAAGGATCCTCGGCCCGGGGACTGGGCATTATCCTGGCACTGTCCCTGCACGAGCTTTTCGAAGGAATGGCCATCGGTCTGGAGAACAGTGTGAGCACGGTTTGGTTTATGTTCGGCGCAGTGGCCGCCCACAAGCTGGTCTTGGCCTTCTGTGTTGGCAtggagctgctggtggcccGAACCCGCGGCTCTCTGGCCATTGTCTATTTGGTAACCTTCTCGATTGTCACGCCCATTGGTATTGGGGTGGGCCTTGGCATAAGCGAGCAGGTGGTGGCGGGCCAACCCAGTCTGCCCTCGGGAGTGCTCCAGGGCATCGCTTGCGGAACCCTGCTGTACGTGGTATTCTTCGAGATTCTCACCGAGAATCACGCGGGATGGCGAGCCCTTATCTCAGCCCTGGCTGGTTTCAGTCTCATGTTCGGACTGCAAATTCTGT CTGATGAAGCGGAAGGTGATGACAGCCTCTCCTGTTCCTAA
- the LOC108086056 gene encoding trypsin-2 has protein sequence MLSVLPAKPLAMPVLPGFQWMLVLLCSIGVLAEYCDNGTGECKELTGTDCPVIFYNQHLIGDNVKFCDEFNDIVCCPLPLDHQNLKPVEEARPFEKQCKQYNEAREACRSTPFIVGGTKASGREFPFMALIGTKRVNKSNVSWDCGGSLVHPKFVLTAAHCLETDEEKAQRLDPNFDSPKFVVRLGELDYDVTTDDAKVQDFRVVNYVVHPGYDDDSEERGSKNDIAVVELDREAVFTDYVAAVCLPPSSGNENQQVTAAGWGFTEDGVKSTHLLKVTLQRFSDDECQKRLRFGIETRTQFCAGSMTSEKDTCNGDSGGPIFVQHPLYPCLKQLLGIVSYGLVCGSQGVPSVYTKVHLFTDWIESIVWGN, from the exons ATGCTCTCAGTTTTGCCCGCAAAGCCTTTGGCAATGCCTGTGCTACCCGGATTTCAATGgatgctggtgctgctgtgTTCAATCGGCGTGTTGGCCGAATACTGCGACAATGGAACGGGCGAGTGCAAGGAGCTAACTGGGACGGACTGTCCTGTGATATTCTACAACCAGCATTTGATTGGAGACAACGTGAAATTCTGTGATGAATTCAACGACATTGTCTGCTGTCCCTTGCCGTTGGATCACCAGAACCTGAAGCCCGTGGAGGAGGCGAGGCCGTTTGAGAAGC aaTGCAAGCAGTATAATGAGGCGAGAGAAGCCTGTCGCTCCACGCCATTCATTGTGGGCGGCACAAAGGCCTCTGGGCGGGAGTTCCCCTTTATGGCGCTAATTGGAACCAAGCGAGTAAACAAGTCCAATGTGAGTTGGGACTGTGGTGGCTCTCTAGTGCATCCCAAATTTGTTTTGACTGCGGCTCATTGCCTGGAGACGGACGA AGAAAAGGCCCAGCGGTTGGATCCCAACTTCGACTCACCAAAGTTTGTAGTTCGCCTGGGTGAGTTGGACTACGACGTAACCACCGATGATGCAAAGGTGCAGGACTTTCGGGTAGTGAACTATGTGGTGCATCCGGGTTATGATGACGATAGCGAAGAGCGCGGCTCCAAAAATGACATTGCAGTGGTCGAACTCGATCGGGAGGCTGTGTTCACGGATTATGTGGCGGCGGTTTGCCTGCCGCCAAGCAGCGGAAATGAAAACCAGCAGGTGACAGCCGCTGGCTGGGGATTCACCGAGGACGGTGTGAAGTCCACTCACCTGTTGAAGGTCACTCTGCAGCGATTCAGCGACGATGAGTGTCAGAAACGACTGCGTTTCGGCATCGAGACTCGCACCCAGTTCTGCGCCGGATCAATGACTAGCGAAAAGGATACTTGTAATGGCGACTCCGGAGGACCCATCTTCGTTCAACATCCGCTTTATCCTTGCCTCAAACAATTGTTGGGCATTGTGTCATACGGCTTGGTGTGCGGAAGTCAAGGAGTGCCCAGTGTCTACACCAAGGTCCATCTGTTTACTGACTGGATTGAGAGCATTGTTTGGGGAAATTAA